The following proteins come from a genomic window of Sphaerisporangium rubeum:
- a CDS encoding flavoprotein, with the protein MSKLLYVVVCAAWPAAGAGRLVALAQEAGWVVQVVATPSALGFIDVPALEERTGRPVRSRHRRPSEPKPPRADAVIVAPATFNTVNKFAQGISDTYALGVLAEAPGLGIPVVVVPAVNAALAGRAVFRDSVERLRAEGVRVLVGESEPDASGSGEEDGFPWGLALVALDGG; encoded by the coding sequence ATGAGCAAGCTCCTCTACGTCGTCGTCTGCGCCGCCTGGCCCGCCGCCGGCGCCGGACGCCTGGTCGCTCTCGCGCAGGAAGCCGGATGGGTGGTGCAGGTGGTCGCCACCCCGTCGGCGCTCGGCTTCATCGACGTGCCGGCCCTGGAGGAGCGCACGGGCCGGCCGGTCCGCAGCCGGCATCGCAGGCCGAGCGAGCCGAAGCCGCCGCGAGCGGACGCCGTCATCGTGGCCCCCGCGACGTTCAACACGGTCAACAAGTTCGCGCAGGGGATCAGCGACACCTACGCGCTCGGCGTGCTCGCGGAGGCGCCGGGGCTCGGGATCCCGGTCGTCGTCGTTCCCGCCGTCAACGCGGCGCTGGCGGGACGTGCGGTCTTCCGGGACAGCGTCGAGCGGCTGCGTGCCGAAGGGGTGCGCGTGCTCGTGGGGGAGTCCGAGCCGGACGCCTCGGGTTCCGGCGAGGAGGACGGGTTTCCGTGGGGCCTGGCTCTGGTGGCGCTGGACGGCGGATGA
- a CDS encoding aminotransferase class IV family protein, whose translation MAELNGTPVAPEALQALGLLNYGHFTSIRVDDQSVRGLSHHLDRLVHDCRILFGAELDRERIRHFIRNAIAGKTGSFVVRVTLFDPAMELGQPSASGTPSVLVTTRPAGRLPATPIRVRTASYSRDLPEVKHIGLFGAVLDRRNAQLNGFDDALFVDDASFVSEGTTWNVGFFDGERVVWPSAPVLAGVTMRLLKQVHEQTVTIPVHIKDVPRMEAAFATNTTIGVRPITAINAHSLPGDHPIFQTLQKEYEEIPAERL comes from the coding sequence ATGGCGGAACTCAACGGCACGCCCGTTGCCCCTGAGGCTCTGCAGGCGCTCGGGCTGCTCAACTACGGTCACTTTACTTCGATTAGAGTCGACGACCAGTCGGTCCGTGGATTGTCTCATCATTTAGATAGGCTTGTCCATGACTGCCGGATATTGTTCGGCGCCGAGCTGGACCGAGAGCGGATCAGGCATTTCATACGAAACGCCATAGCCGGGAAAACGGGGTCGTTCGTGGTGCGGGTGACGCTGTTCGACCCCGCCATGGAGCTCGGCCAGCCGTCGGCGTCCGGCACCCCTAGTGTGCTCGTCACCACCCGTCCCGCCGGCAGGTTGCCGGCCACTCCCATCCGCGTGCGTACCGCCAGCTACAGCCGCGATCTTCCCGAGGTGAAGCACATCGGTCTGTTCGGCGCGGTGCTCGACCGCAGGAACGCTCAACTCAACGGTTTCGACGACGCGCTTTTCGTGGACGACGCGTCGTTCGTCTCCGAGGGGACCACGTGGAACGTCGGGTTCTTCGACGGAGAACGGGTGGTGTGGCCGAGCGCGCCGGTGCTGGCGGGGGTCACCATGAGGTTGCTGAAGCAGGTCCACGAGCAGACCGTCACGATTCCGGTGCACATCAAGGACGTCCCGCGGATGGAGGCCGCTTTCGCCACCAATACCACCATCGGCGTGCGTCCCATAACGGCCATCAACGCGCATTCACTTCCCGGCGACCACCCCATCTTCCAGACTTTGCAGAAGGAATACGAGGAGATCCCCGCCGAGCGACTGTAG
- a CDS encoding ATP-binding protein yields the protein MMVTEWYALNSLKIFSTVNASEDVWQPVPFHVPDMHPAADYALRSGLDVAADSQVTSPVGVVLEGGAGSGKTHLMSWLREQAIQRHGYFFLMGVLDARNFWESAVVSIQDGLARVGMDEETQLKRFLRSLTGLMELPRKTQQTIIGNQTLTREDLDQFIEALFRVDRRVAKEAQDAARALVLLGANQHALSDIGESYICSVEDGESYRLQWGFRQVHKSPQEIVRDISRLLALTGPSVMAFDQLDAFVAQSSPFVESGRVGSATPAVLQFAHGLTNLRELTSRTLTVLSCLPETWELMEDLGVQSFRDRFRKAAFLRRIPTPAVGAELVTLRLEEHFKSIGFDRPYPTWPIKPEAFEQASFYTPRQVLECLSRHIQKCQLQGEITELDKIEAPSNMVVIPKPPGPTPQMLQAIDVKFAMLADSAEVSGALDAQREDAVLPDLISAGLRAWIAERRETSAHYRVDPPMGQKTSLHAGLKQVLNEATEDEIHWAFRGIAAKHHLAALTRLKKAVLKAGLEDGTPKRRLIIIRNIPWNSGPKTQAAVAEFHARGGRVITADEEDLKVLCALRDLYAENVAHLDQWIASRRPVADLKLLKDALDDWPDPTVPPEPPARQATDEPPAQESAVPESAVRRPPVQEAPVRESAQTKPAPAKDAGRAGPAKETGIPGRSPETRPAGVPSLIVGRSFERGVKVSVELEALRKHVAIFAGSGSGKTVLIRRIVEECALQGVSSIVLDPNNDLARLGDPWPEEQSGWGPGDAGRAARYLADTDVVVWTPRREKGRPLAFQPLPDFASVRDDVDEFNEAVQAAMAALGPRAKVEGNTSKAQVARGVLTEAVVHFGRYRSGGLGGLIDLLADFPEDLSRIGGATKIADGLAQVLRAAVVTDPLFGGEGTPVDPARLLTPADGKRARVSVISFVGLQGEAERQSFVNQLQMALFAWIKRNPAGDRPLGGLFVMDEAQTFAPSGAMTACTRSTLALASQARKYGLGLVFATQAPKGLHNGIPGNAATQFYGLLNADVQIEAAKAMARVKGGSVDDIGSLRSGQFYVAPEGAAFTKVRTPLCLTHHPRAPLTTEEVIARASR from the coding sequence ATGATGGTCACCGAGTGGTACGCGCTGAACAGTCTGAAGATCTTCTCGACCGTCAACGCCAGTGAGGATGTCTGGCAGCCGGTTCCGTTCCATGTACCCGACATGCATCCGGCGGCTGACTACGCTCTTCGCTCCGGACTGGACGTCGCCGCCGATTCTCAAGTGACCAGCCCGGTCGGGGTGGTCCTGGAGGGGGGTGCGGGAAGCGGGAAGACGCACCTCATGAGCTGGCTGCGCGAGCAAGCCATCCAGCGCCATGGTTACTTCTTCCTCATGGGTGTCCTCGACGCGCGCAACTTCTGGGAAAGCGCCGTCGTGTCCATCCAGGACGGACTGGCCCGGGTGGGGATGGACGAGGAAACCCAGCTCAAGCGGTTTCTTCGCAGTCTGACGGGCCTGATGGAGCTTCCGCGGAAGACCCAGCAGACGATCATCGGTAACCAGACGCTCACCCGTGAGGACCTCGACCAGTTCATCGAGGCCTTGTTCCGGGTCGATCGCCGGGTCGCCAAGGAGGCGCAGGACGCCGCTCGGGCTCTGGTCCTCCTGGGGGCCAATCAGCATGCTCTGTCGGACATCGGCGAGTCGTACATCTGCTCGGTCGAGGACGGCGAGAGCTACCGGCTGCAGTGGGGCTTCCGGCAGGTACACAAATCCCCTCAGGAGATCGTCCGCGACATCTCGCGCCTGCTGGCCCTGACGGGTCCGAGTGTCATGGCGTTCGACCAACTCGACGCGTTCGTCGCGCAGAGCAGTCCCTTTGTCGAGAGCGGCAGGGTCGGTTCGGCGACTCCTGCCGTTCTTCAGTTCGCGCATGGGCTCACCAACCTTCGTGAGCTGACGAGCCGGACCCTGACGGTTCTCTCCTGCTTGCCGGAAACGTGGGAGCTCATGGAGGATCTGGGGGTCCAGAGCTTCCGGGACCGCTTCCGGAAAGCCGCGTTCCTCCGGCGTATTCCTACTCCCGCGGTCGGGGCTGAGCTCGTCACTCTCCGGCTTGAGGAGCACTTTAAAAGCATCGGTTTCGACAGGCCGTATCCGACGTGGCCCATCAAACCGGAGGCATTCGAACAGGCCTCCTTCTACACTCCGCGTCAGGTCTTGGAATGCCTGTCCAGGCACATTCAGAAATGTCAGCTCCAAGGCGAGATCACCGAGCTTGACAAGATCGAAGCTCCCTCGAACATGGTCGTGATCCCCAAGCCACCCGGTCCGACACCGCAGATGCTTCAAGCGATCGACGTCAAGTTCGCGATGCTCGCCGATTCGGCAGAGGTCAGCGGAGCACTGGACGCGCAGCGGGAGGACGCGGTGCTTCCTGATCTGATCTCGGCCGGTCTGCGGGCCTGGATCGCGGAGCGGCGCGAGACGTCCGCGCACTACCGTGTCGACCCCCCGATGGGTCAGAAGACCTCTCTTCATGCCGGTCTCAAGCAGGTTCTGAACGAGGCCACCGAGGACGAGATCCACTGGGCCTTCCGCGGCATCGCCGCCAAGCACCATCTCGCGGCGCTGACCCGTCTCAAGAAGGCGGTGCTCAAAGCCGGTCTTGAGGACGGAACCCCCAAGCGCCGGTTGATCATCATCAGGAACATCCCGTGGAATTCGGGGCCGAAGACGCAGGCGGCGGTGGCCGAGTTCCACGCCAGAGGCGGCCGGGTGATCACGGCCGACGAGGAGGATCTCAAGGTGCTCTGCGCGCTGCGGGACCTCTACGCGGAGAACGTCGCGCATCTCGACCAGTGGATCGCAAGCAGAAGACCGGTCGCGGATTTGAAGCTCCTCAAGGACGCCTTGGACGACTGGCCGGATCCGACCGTTCCACCGGAGCCGCCGGCCCGGCAAGCCACTGACGAACCACCTGCACAGGAGTCGGCCGTACCGGAGTCGGCCGTGCGACGGCCGCCGGTACAGGAGGCCCCTGTGCGAGAGTCCGCACAGACGAAGCCCGCACCGGCCAAGGACGCCGGCCGCGCCGGCCCGGCGAAGGAGACCGGCATCCCCGGCCGGTCCCCGGAGACGCGGCCCGCCGGTGTGCCGTCGCTGATCGTGGGACGTTCGTTCGAGCGCGGCGTCAAGGTCTCCGTCGAGCTGGAGGCCCTGCGTAAGCATGTCGCGATCTTCGCCGGCTCCGGTTCGGGGAAGACCGTGCTGATCAGGCGGATCGTCGAGGAGTGCGCTCTTCAAGGTGTGTCCTCGATCGTGCTGGACCCGAACAACGACCTGGCGCGGCTCGGTGACCCCTGGCCGGAGGAGCAGTCCGGCTGGGGACCCGGTGACGCGGGACGCGCGGCCCGGTACCTCGCGGACACCGATGTCGTGGTCTGGACGCCGCGCAGGGAGAAGGGCCGGCCGCTGGCCTTCCAGCCGTTGCCTGACTTCGCGAGCGTGAGGGACGACGTCGACGAGTTCAACGAGGCCGTCCAGGCCGCCATGGCGGCGCTCGGCCCGCGCGCGAAGGTGGAGGGGAACACCAGCAAGGCCCAGGTCGCGCGGGGGGTGCTCACCGAGGCGGTCGTCCACTTCGGCAGGTACAGGAGCGGCGGGCTCGGCGGGCTGATCGATCTGCTGGCGGACTTCCCGGAGGATCTGAGCCGGATCGGCGGCGCGACGAAGATCGCCGATGGGCTGGCCCAGGTGTTGCGGGCCGCCGTCGTGACCGATCCGCTGTTCGGTGGTGAAGGCACGCCGGTCGATCCGGCGCGGCTCCTCACCCCGGCCGACGGGAAGCGGGCCAGGGTCTCGGTCATCAGCTTCGTGGGGTTGCAGGGTGAGGCCGAGCGGCAGTCCTTCGTGAACCAGTTGCAGATGGCGCTGTTCGCCTGGATCAAGAGGAATCCCGCCGGCGACCGGCCGCTCGGCGGGCTGTTCGTCATGGACGAGGCGCAGACGTTCGCCCCTTCGGGTGCGATGACCGCGTGTACGCGCAGCACGCTCGCACTGGCCTCGCAGGCCAGGAAGTACGGGCTGGGGCTGGTGTTCGCGACCCAGGCGCCGAAGGGCCTGCACAACGGGATCCCCGGCAACGCCGCGACGCAGTTCTACGGTCTGCTGAACGCGGACGTGCAGATCGAGGCCGCGAAGGCGATGGCCCGCGTCAAAGGCGGAAGTGTCGACGACATCGGTTCGCTTCGCAGCGGCCAGTTCTACGTCGCGCCTGAGGGTGCGGCGTTCACGAAGGTGCGTACGCCGCTGTGCCTGACCCATCACCCGAGAGCGCCGCTGACCACCGAGGAGGTCATCGCACGAGCGAGCAGGTGA
- a CDS encoding alpha/beta fold hydrolase, translating into MPYITTSDGTEIFYKDWGSGQPVVFSHGWPLSADDWDTQMLFFLGHGYRVVAHDRRGHGRSAQVADGHDLDHYADDLAAVTAHLDLRDAIHVGHSTGGGEVVRYLARHGQDRVAKAAIISAIPPLMLRTEANPGGLPKSAFDDLQAQLAANRSEFYRALPSGPFYGFNRPGAEASEAIIENWWRQGMMGGAKAHYDGIVAFSQTDFTEDLKKITVPVLVMHGDDDQIVPYEDSAPLSAELLRDGTLKTYSGFPHGMPTTQHDVINADLLEFFRS; encoded by the coding sequence ATGCCCTACATCACCACCAGCGACGGCACGGAGATCTTCTACAAGGACTGGGGTTCCGGTCAGCCCGTCGTGTTCAGCCACGGCTGGCCGCTGTCCGCCGACGACTGGGACACGCAGATGCTGTTCTTCCTGGGGCACGGCTACCGGGTCGTCGCGCACGACCGCCGGGGCCACGGCCGGTCCGCGCAGGTGGCCGACGGACACGACCTGGACCACTACGCCGACGACCTGGCCGCGGTCACCGCTCACCTCGATCTGCGCGACGCCATCCATGTCGGCCACTCGACCGGCGGCGGCGAGGTGGTGCGCTACCTCGCCAGGCACGGCCAGGATCGTGTCGCCAAGGCCGCGATCATCTCCGCGATCCCGCCGCTCATGCTGCGGACCGAGGCCAACCCCGGCGGCCTCCCCAAGAGCGCCTTCGACGACCTGCAGGCACAACTGGCCGCGAACCGGTCGGAGTTCTACCGCGCGCTGCCGTCCGGCCCGTTCTACGGCTTCAACCGGCCCGGTGCGGAGGCGTCCGAGGCGATCATCGAGAACTGGTGGCGGCAAGGCATGATGGGTGGCGCGAAGGCCCACTACGACGGCATCGTGGCGTTCTCACAGACCGACTTCACCGAGGACCTCAAGAAGATCACAGTGCCGGTGCTGGTCATGCACGGCGACGACGACCAGATCGTGCCGTACGAGGACTCCGCTCCCCTGTCCGCCGAACTCCTGCGCGACGGCACACTGAAGACGTACTCCGGCTTCCCGCACGGCATGCCGACCACCCAGCACGACGTCATCAACGCCGACCTGCTGGAGTTCTTCCGCTCCTGA